A genome region from Leptospira langatensis includes the following:
- a CDS encoding DoxX family protein, which translates to MESENVSKGQLWTGRIFSGLIVAFLLLDGVMKFFLDKMPKEALADSEKLGYPMSTMPGIGTALIVSTLLYAFPRTAILGGILLTGYLGGAVATHVRVLNPWGSHILFPVYMGIILWAGLYLRNPKLRSLFPWQK; encoded by the coding sequence ATGGAATCTGAAAACGTTTCAAAAGGACAATTGTGGACGGGCCGGATCTTCAGTGGACTGATTGTCGCCTTTTTGCTCTTAGACGGTGTCATGAAATTCTTTCTGGATAAAATGCCGAAAGAGGCTTTAGCCGATTCGGAAAAACTGGGATACCCTATGTCGACCATGCCCGGGATTGGGACCGCATTGATCGTATCCACTCTTCTCTATGCGTTTCCGAGAACTGCGATCCTAGGCGGGATCTTGTTAACCGGATATCTAGGCGGAGCGGTCGCCACTCATGTGCGAGTGCTGAATCCTTGGGGGAGTCATATCCTTTTTCCAGTGTACATGGGGATCATACTTTGGGCAGGATTGTATCTCAGAAATCCTAAGTTGCGTTCCCTATTCCCTTGGCAGAAATAA
- the sufU gene encoding Fe-S cluster assembly sulfur transfer protein SufU, producing MSLSDSLYQEVLLDHYQNPRHHGRLEHAHLHEEGVNPLCGDEVELFLELDGNTISKISFLGKGCSISQASASMLTDSLYGKTLDEAKSLLHEFKEMLLEDKEPNFAEEYEDLESLEAVKKIPARIKCATLAWNTLEKILKKNH from the coding sequence GTGTCCTTAAGCGATAGTCTATACCAGGAAGTTCTTTTAGATCATTATCAAAATCCCCGGCATCACGGAAGGCTGGAACATGCCCATCTTCATGAAGAAGGAGTGAATCCTCTTTGCGGAGACGAGGTAGAGCTTTTTTTGGAATTGGATGGAAATACCATCTCCAAGATCAGTTTTTTAGGAAAAGGTTGCTCCATCTCGCAAGCTTCCGCATCCATGCTCACCGACAGTCTTTACGGAAAGACTTTGGACGAAGCCAAATCGCTTTTGCACGAATTCAAAGAAATGCTTTTGGAAGATAAAGAACCAAATTTTGCGGAAGAATACGAAGACCTGGAATCCTTAGAGGCTGTGAAGAAGATCCCGGCCCGTATTAAATGCGCCACTCTGGCCTGGAATACTCTGGAAAAGATCCTGAAGAAAAATCATTGA
- a CDS encoding cysteine desulfurase encodes MNGKPLVFLDSAASSQKPKSVIDTIRHYYEAENANIHRGVYSLSQKATEKYEMTRIKASRFIGAACAKVVIFTRNTTESINLVAQSWGRTNIHEGDEIVLTELEHHSNLVPWQMLAQEKQAVLKFIPLNPDSTLDLSNIDEIITERVKLVALAQMSNVTGTIHDLDAIIKRARQVGAKVLVDGAQGICHLPTNVQKQDFDFYAFSAHKMLGPTGVGILYAKEEILDTMPPWMGGGDMISRVWKEKSTYADLPARLEAGTPNISGVIGFGAALEYLESVGMQEIRNHELELLQYALDRLEDFGGLELYGTSDLSKRGGVISFNFPGVHPHDVGSILDEEGIAIRVGHHCAQPFMEFKGIAGTCRASFYLYNTKEDVDALLVGLKKVKEIFGRVLKR; translated from the coding sequence ATGAACGGCAAGCCCTTGGTGTTTCTGGACAGCGCTGCGAGTTCTCAAAAGCCCAAATCCGTTATCGATACGATCCGTCATTATTATGAAGCAGAGAATGCGAATATCCATAGAGGAGTGTATTCTCTCTCTCAAAAGGCCACCGAGAAATATGAAATGACTCGTATCAAGGCTTCCCGATTCATTGGGGCGGCCTGTGCTAAAGTGGTGATCTTTACTAGGAATACTACCGAGTCCATCAACCTAGTCGCTCAGTCTTGGGGACGCACGAATATCCATGAAGGCGATGAGATCGTATTAACCGAATTGGAGCATCATTCCAATTTGGTTCCTTGGCAGATGCTTGCCCAGGAAAAACAGGCCGTCCTGAAATTCATCCCTCTCAATCCCGATTCTACATTAGATTTAAGTAATATAGACGAGATTATCACCGAAAGAGTGAAATTGGTGGCTCTGGCCCAGATGTCCAATGTGACCGGGACAATCCACGATCTGGATGCAATCATCAAAAGAGCAAGACAGGTGGGCGCCAAGGTTTTAGTGGATGGAGCCCAAGGGATCTGCCATCTTCCTACCAATGTGCAAAAACAGGATTTCGATTTCTATGCATTCTCCGCACATAAGATGTTAGGTCCTACCGGGGTCGGTATCTTATACGCTAAGGAAGAGATCCTGGATACAATGCCTCCATGGATGGGAGGAGGGGATATGATCTCCAGGGTTTGGAAGGAAAAATCCACCTATGCAGATCTTCCCGCTAGACTAGAGGCCGGTACTCCGAATATTTCCGGGGTGATCGGGTTCGGTGCGGCCCTGGAATACTTGGAATCAGTCGGAATGCAAGAGATCCGAAACCATGAGTTGGAGCTCCTACAATACGCGTTGGATCGATTGGAAGATTTCGGCGGATTGGAATTGTACGGAACCTCTGACTTAAGTAAAAGAGGAGGAGTGATCTCCTTCAATTTTCCGGGAGTTCATCCTCATGACGTAGGTTCCATCCTGGACGAGGAAGGGATCGCCATTCGAGTCGGTCATCATTGTGCGCAACCATTCATGGAATTCAAAGGTATCGCTGGCACTTGCAGAGCTTCCTTCTATCTTTATAATACCAAAGAGGACGTAGATGCTCTTTTGGTAGGTCTAAAGAAGGTGAAGGAGATTTTCGGTCGTGTCCTTAAGCGATAG
- a CDS encoding non-heme iron oxygenase ferredoxin subunit gives MGEFQKLAKLSDLQEGKVFVAETRYHKVGLTKLGDEICAFADVCTHDGEEITEGDLEGDVIVCPRHSAKFNIRTGKVLCMPAVEDLPVYKTRIVGDDVEVELED, from the coding sequence ATGGGCGAATTCCAAAAACTTGCAAAGCTTTCCGATCTGCAAGAAGGCAAGGTATTCGTAGCCGAAACCCGTTATCATAAGGTCGGTCTGACCAAGCTTGGAGATGAGATCTGCGCCTTCGCAGATGTATGTACCCACGACGGAGAAGAGATCACAGAGGGAGACTTGGAAGGGGACGTAATCGTTTGCCCTAGACATTCCGCTAAGTTCAATATTCGGACCGGAAAGGTCTTATGTATGCCCGCCGTAGAGGATTTGCCAGTCTATAAGACAAGAATCGTGGGTGACGACGTCGAAGTGGAATTAGAGGATTGA
- a CDS encoding SufD family Fe-S cluster assembly protein, with translation MLLTGSISDFIKEKKEPSSLKEFRSKAEKILSEITFPNSSLESWRKISLSNFKISEYTNVCPDSAVSFSDSPGAKISKLEELPAEKLSEVLKKAEASLSFYSKEWFPSFVFSNFTHAYYIQLSSSDGVPEIKINCEQGNIILPLLIIEAPSNAKVSFLERWISPSQKDLVLMSGVTVLITPSNGDFQYSSVENLGDSTFHFRATHSVQGNDSKFHASIASWGGYKGKSFYDSVVAGKGCWTRYAGLSPLKAREFQDTEVRILHSESHAQSSILYRTVVREKAHHVFTGNLHIPSHCKDVGAVQINNNLLLDRTARAESIPKLEVFAESVKCEHGATVGEIDEEQLFYLASRGINESEARKMIVEGFLAEVVREFPSESIREELGSMIESRMLGE, from the coding sequence ATGCTTTTGACAGGATCTATTTCTGATTTCATCAAGGAGAAGAAGGAACCTTCTTCTCTAAAGGAATTTCGCAGCAAGGCGGAAAAGATCCTTTCCGAGATCACTTTCCCGAATTCATCCTTAGAGTCCTGGAGAAAGATCTCCCTTTCTAATTTTAAAATTTCAGAATATACGAATGTTTGCCCGGATTCTGCGGTCTCATTCTCCGATTCGCCCGGTGCAAAGATCTCTAAGCTGGAAGAACTCCCTGCCGAAAAACTTTCCGAAGTCCTGAAGAAGGCGGAGGCTAGTCTTTCCTTTTATTCCAAGGAATGGTTTCCTAGTTTCGTATTTTCCAATTTCACTCATGCGTATTATATACAGTTATCTTCTTCCGATGGAGTTCCTGAGATCAAGATCAACTGCGAACAAGGGAATATTATCCTTCCTTTATTGATCATTGAGGCTCCCTCTAATGCAAAAGTATCTTTTCTGGAAAGATGGATCTCTCCTTCTCAAAAGGACCTGGTTCTGATGAGCGGTGTCACGGTGCTGATCACTCCTTCTAACGGGGATTTTCAATATTCTAGCGTGGAGAACTTGGGGGATTCTACCTTTCATTTCCGCGCTACTCATTCCGTTCAAGGGAACGATTCCAAATTCCATGCAAGTATCGCTTCCTGGGGTGGATACAAAGGAAAATCCTTTTACGATTCTGTAGTTGCAGGGAAAGGATGTTGGACACGTTATGCGGGACTTTCTCCGCTCAAAGCAAGGGAGTTTCAAGATACGGAAGTCCGCATTCTTCATTCCGAAAGCCATGCGCAGAGCTCCATTCTATATCGCACGGTAGTCCGAGAAAAGGCCCATCATGTATTTACAGGCAATCTCCATATTCCTTCACATTGCAAGGATGTCGGCGCCGTTCAGATCAATAACAATCTTCTTCTGGACCGAACTGCGAGAGCCGAATCTATTCCTAAGCTAGAAGTATTTGCGGAGAGCGTGAAATGTGAGCACGGCGCCACAGTCGGAGAGATCGACGAAGAGCAATTGTTCTATCTTGCCTCCAGAGGGATCAACGAATCCGAAGCCAGAAAAATGATCGTAGAGGGTTTCTTAGCGGAAGTGGTCCGTGAATTTCCTTCCGAAAGCATTCGAGAAGAACTGGGTTCTATGATAGAATCCAGGATGTTGGGGGAATAA
- the sufC gene encoding Fe-S cluster assembly ATPase SufC, translating to MAELLKISNLRAGIETESGEIQEILKGVDLTIGEGEVHAIMGPNGSGKSTLSNVIMGHPKYKVLSGEIFFRGESLLEKPTDERARAGIFLCFQYPTSIPGVTIGNFLRTILKSVRGKELPVKEFRKELKEATALLDVPDTWIGRYVNDGFSGGEKKRNEILQMTLLKPKLSVLDETDSGLDIDALRIISEGITKNKSADRSILLITHYQRMLNYVTPDFVHVFAQGKILKTGGRELALELEEKGYDWILSGAN from the coding sequence GTGGCGGAACTACTAAAAATCTCGAATCTTCGCGCGGGAATTGAAACCGAATCCGGTGAGATCCAAGAAATCCTAAAAGGAGTGGATCTAACGATCGGAGAAGGAGAAGTCCATGCCATCATGGGTCCGAACGGATCCGGAAAAAGTACCTTATCAAATGTCATCATGGGGCACCCAAAATACAAAGTGCTTTCCGGGGAGATTTTTTTTCGAGGCGAATCCTTATTGGAAAAGCCGACCGACGAAAGAGCGAGAGCAGGTATCTTTCTTTGCTTCCAATATCCGACTAGCATTCCCGGAGTCACTATCGGGAATTTTCTGCGCACCATCCTCAAATCGGTTCGAGGCAAGGAACTTCCTGTAAAAGAGTTTCGCAAAGAATTGAAAGAGGCCACAGCACTCCTAGATGTTCCCGATACTTGGATCGGAAGATACGTCAATGACGGCTTCTCCGGAGGGGAGAAGAAGAGGAACGAGATCCTTCAGATGACCCTTCTGAAACCGAAGCTTTCCGTTCTGGACGAAACCGATTCGGGTCTGGACATAGACGCACTTCGGATCATCAGCGAAGGTATTACTAAGAATAAATCCGCAGATCGTTCTATTCTGCTCATCACACATTACCAACGCATGTTGAATTACGTGACTCCTGATTTCGTACACGTATTCGCTCAAGGAAAGATCTTAAAGACAGGCGGGAGAGAACTCGCTCTCGAATTGGAAGAAAAAGGATACGATTGGATTCTCTCGGGAGCGAACTAA
- a CDS encoding EAL domain-containing protein — protein sequence MLAEYESHQILSLGEGYYTPHYQPILDVGNRNIVGYEVLGRVFSPESNDYRSLGYHFHNPDTDTIRLVHIDRIIREKAIKHVKETGLKTKIFLNMMPNFLSMVYTGEVLDVKRLHILHLIEKYDINPNDLVLEITEDKFEGNIEKLLYIVSLFRERGIKIAVDDLGVGFSNLERIGYIHPDIMKVDIKIMRESLNRRSFKNVLSAISEMSQRLGSQLLFEGVENEEELYLALSMGANLLQGYYFSRPTMDFQDKKRFNKTLKTSLEKFSGLRFLEILENLRREQSFLDQFVDIFKQVDVSSENAMTESLNNILDRLPLETTSILICDMHGYQVTPTFKRDSYDLPWTRLLTEIGNNYAWKPFFIRHKAETYHSSRNSGFTEAFHDIETKRQYVLFTLNLSENHVLILRLDWESY from the coding sequence ATGCTCGCCGAATACGAGTCACACCAAATTCTATCACTTGGGGAAGGCTATTACACCCCGCATTACCAACCTATCTTAGACGTAGGGAATCGTAATATTGTAGGTTACGAGGTTTTAGGTAGAGTATTTTCTCCTGAATCCAACGATTATAGGTCCCTTGGATATCATTTCCACAATCCCGACACAGATACCATCCGACTCGTCCATATCGATCGTATTATTCGCGAAAAAGCGATCAAACATGTAAAGGAAACCGGGCTCAAGACCAAGATCTTCCTGAACATGATGCCGAACTTTCTCTCTATGGTCTATACGGGAGAAGTTTTGGATGTAAAACGTCTGCATATCTTGCACCTGATCGAGAAATACGATATTAATCCGAACGATCTAGTGCTGGAGATCACAGAGGATAAGTTCGAAGGAAATATCGAAAAACTTCTTTATATCGTAAGCCTTTTCCGAGAGCGCGGGATCAAGATCGCTGTGGACGATCTTGGAGTAGGCTTCTCGAATCTGGAAAGGATCGGATATATCCATCCGGATATCATGAAGGTGGATATTAAGATCATGAGAGAGAGTTTGAATCGTCGCTCTTTCAAGAATGTTCTCTCAGCGATCTCCGAAATGTCCCAAAGACTGGGCTCCCAACTTCTTTTCGAAGGAGTGGAAAACGAAGAAGAATTGTATTTGGCCCTTTCTATGGGAGCCAATCTTCTGCAGGGTTATTATTTCTCCAGACCTACGATGGATTTCCAGGACAAGAAGAGATTCAATAAGACTCTCAAGACTTCTCTCGAAAAATTCTCCGGTCTTCGATTCTTAGAGATCCTGGAAAATCTGAGAAGGGAGCAATCCTTCTTGGATCAATTCGTGGATATATTCAAACAGGTGGATGTTTCTTCCGAGAATGCGATGACAGAATCCTTGAATAATATTTTGGACCGCCTTCCTCTGGAGACCACTTCCATTTTGATCTGCGATATGCACGGATACCAGGTAACTCCCACTTTTAAACGGGATTCGTATGATCTTCCTTGGACCAGGCTTTTGACCGAGATTGGGAATAATTATGCTTGGAAGCCGTTCTTCATTCGCCATAAGGCCGAGACCTATCATTCTAGCCGGAATTCCGGATTTACGGAAGCATTTCACGATATAGAAACCAAGCGTCAATATGTCTTATTCACTCTGAATCTAAGCGAAAATCATGTTTTGATCCTTCGTCTAGACTGGGAATCCTACTGA
- a CDS encoding DUF2804 domain-containing protein encodes MREYLGSILHPSTLEPLFGSYFGPVHIDNSKEYNSGLFSRLRSVDSVLVDILSENVFLELRIFRTQFRAGASLLLWDRKTGNLQDLQIHERGNSSFLKQGSFKDGYWSFTKSDKRFNFRLDETIRQGYTHSAIWEKDLNFQLDALVHTGDKMKNQWFTKIHPSGKDWLFLHHSPILNAEGQLAWNDVSFPLQDDILAYTVNKGFGTDAFPLENRIYLQFANKKRIHLYPEEKTVLWQSGEAQSLDSLSIQKQGKTRLLSDPSSKLELVLEPELEASFTRPKTFGTERFIKTLYSVSGWVKLKNKKEKVKSGFAILEDLE; translated from the coding sequence ATGCGAGAATATTTGGGATCCATCCTACATCCTTCCACATTGGAACCTCTCTTTGGAAGTTATTTCGGGCCGGTTCATATTGACAATTCCAAGGAATACAATTCCGGCCTCTTCTCCAGATTACGCTCCGTCGATTCCGTGTTAGTGGATATTCTCTCCGAGAATGTTTTTTTAGAGCTTAGGATCTTTAGGACACAGTTCCGAGCGGGAGCAAGCCTTCTACTTTGGGATCGTAAGACCGGAAATCTCCAAGATCTGCAGATCCATGAAAGAGGAAATTCTTCCTTTTTAAAACAAGGCAGCTTTAAGGACGGATACTGGAGCTTTACTAAGTCGGACAAAAGATTCAATTTCCGTTTGGACGAAACGATCCGCCAAGGATATACCCATTCTGCGATCTGGGAGAAGGATCTGAACTTTCAGTTGGATGCCCTGGTCCATACGGGAGACAAGATGAAGAACCAATGGTTTACTAAGATCCATCCTTCCGGAAAGGATTGGTTGTTCTTACATCATTCTCCGATCCTAAATGCGGAAGGCCAATTGGCTTGGAACGATGTCTCCTTTCCTTTGCAAGATGATATCCTGGCATATACTGTGAACAAAGGCTTTGGAACGGACGCCTTCCCTTTGGAGAATCGGATCTATTTACAGTTCGCTAACAAGAAGAGGATCCATCTCTATCCGGAGGAAAAAACCGTACTTTGGCAGAGTGGAGAAGCCCAATCCTTAGATTCACTTTCTATCCAAAAGCAAGGCAAGACAAGACTCTTAAGTGATCCGAGCTCAAAACTCGAATTGGTTTTGGAACCGGAGTTGGAAGCAAGTTTCACCCGACCAAAAACCTTCGGAACGGAACGATTTATAAAAACATTATATTCCGTATCCGGCTGGGTGAAGCTTAAGAATAAGAAGGAAAAAGTAAAGAGCGGATTTGCGATCTTAGAGGATCTCGAATAG
- the purQ gene encoding phosphoribosylformylglycinamidine synthase subunit PurQ yields the protein MKAAVITFPGSNCDSDIARVLSDFYSAKVDRVWHKDQFSEKYDLVILPGGFSYGDYLRSGAMAPFSPVMKSVKEHTDRGGKLFGICNGFQILAEAGYLPGALIRNRNLKYVCKTVGLKKASDSNKISGKLGKDQVLRVPVAHGDGCYFASEDIRKQLKDEGRILFLYADENPNGSLDNIAGICSPDFKVSGMMPHPERAMNPITGEMDGKTVLDLVIGA from the coding sequence ATGAAAGCAGCGGTCATTACCTTTCCTGGTTCCAACTGCGATAGTGATATTGCAAGAGTGCTTTCCGATTTCTATTCTGCGAAAGTGGATCGGGTCTGGCACAAGGATCAGTTCTCAGAAAAATACGATTTAGTGATCTTGCCCGGCGGATTTTCTTATGGGGATTATCTTCGCTCCGGAGCCATGGCTCCTTTCTCTCCTGTGATGAAGTCCGTAAAAGAGCATACGGATCGAGGAGGAAAACTATTCGGGATCTGCAATGGTTTTCAGATCCTTGCGGAGGCAGGATATCTTCCTGGAGCTCTGATACGTAATAGAAATCTAAAGTATGTCTGTAAGACTGTAGGTCTTAAGAAAGCTTCCGATTCCAACAAGATCTCCGGCAAGCTCGGTAAGGACCAAGTTCTCCGGGTTCCAGTTGCTCACGGAGACGGTTGCTATTTCGCATCCGAAGATATTCGCAAACAACTGAAAGACGAGGGAAGGATCCTATTCCTGTATGCGGATGAGAATCCGAACGGAAGTCTGGATAATATTGCCGGGATTTGCTCTCCGGATTTCAAAGTGTCTGGGATGATGCCTCACCCAGAAAGAGCCATGAATCCGATCACAGGAGAAATGGACGGTAAAACAGTTCTGGATTTAGTGATCGGCGCTTAA
- the purS gene encoding phosphoribosylformylglycinamidine synthase subunit PurS: protein MFIARINVTLKESVLDPQGSTVKSTLHELGENSVQDVRVGKYIEVKLDSPDLETAQKTVTSLCEKLLVNHVIETYRSEIIPG from the coding sequence ATGTTTATCGCGAGAATTAACGTAACTCTGAAAGAATCCGTACTCGATCCTCAGGGAAGTACGGTCAAATCCACGCTTCATGAATTGGGCGAAAACTCGGTGCAAGATGTAAGAGTGGGCAAGTATATCGAAGTCAAATTGGATTCTCCCGATCTGGAAACCGCTCAGAAAACAGTAACAAGTCTTTGTGAAAAATTATTGGTCAATCATGTGATCGAAACCTATCGTTCGGAGATTATCCCTGGATGA
- a CDS encoding phosphoribosylaminoimidazolesuccinocarboxamide synthase, with protein sequence MSKLPDPSYIGKVRDVYDLGDSLILCSTDRVSAFDVVFRQLVPGKGKVLNRISAEWFSYFKDIPNHILETDVSKFPSPYKDHPDLKDRSVLVKKCQRVDFECVVRGYLSGSGWKEYKQDGTLAFKKLPAGLRESDKLPEPAFTPAIKNDTGHDENVSEERMKNEIGSELFSILKEKSISLYTRAAELVAGAGILLCDTKFEFGISDGKVILIDEILTPDSSRYWAEETYTVGTTPPSMDKQILRNYLERSGWNKLPPPPDLPESLIVELQEAYKEIQDRLLKCLSRELT encoded by the coding sequence ATGAGCAAACTTCCTGATCCTTCTTATATTGGCAAAGTTAGAGATGTTTATGATCTAGGAGATTCCCTGATCCTTTGTTCCACGGATCGGGTTTCCGCTTTTGATGTTGTGTTTCGTCAGCTTGTTCCCGGCAAGGGCAAGGTCTTAAATAGGATCTCTGCCGAATGGTTTTCCTATTTTAAGGATATTCCCAATCATATTCTGGAGACTGATGTTTCCAAGTTTCCTTCTCCATACAAGGATCATCCCGATCTGAAAGATAGATCCGTGCTCGTGAAGAAATGCCAAAGAGTGGATTTCGAATGTGTGGTTCGAGGTTATCTTTCCGGTTCCGGTTGGAAGGAATATAAGCAGGATGGAACACTTGCCTTCAAGAAACTTCCAGCCGGTTTAAGAGAATCCGATAAATTACCGGAGCCTGCCTTTACTCCTGCGATCAAGAACGATACTGGTCACGACGAAAACGTTTCGGAAGAAAGAATGAAAAACGAGATAGGTTCCGAACTCTTCTCGATTCTGAAGGAAAAATCGATTTCCCTCTATACCCGTGCGGCTGAACTGGTAGCAGGGGCCGGGATTTTGCTCTGCGATACTAAGTTCGAATTTGGTATCTCGGACGGAAAGGTCATCTTGATCGATGAGATCCTGACTCCGGATTCTTCCCGCTACTGGGCGGAAGAAACCTATACTGTCGGGACCACCCCGCCTAGTATGGACAAACAGATCCTTAGAAATTATTTGGAAAGATCGGGTTGGAACAAACTTCCTCCTCCTCCGGATCTTCCGGAGAGTCTGATTGTCGAACTCCAGGAAGCGTATAAGGAAATACAGGATCGGCTATTAAAATGTTTATCGCGAGAATTAACGTAA